Genomic segment of Saccharomycodes ludwigii strain NBRC 1722 chromosome VI, whole genome shotgun sequence:
CATTTAGCAAGCTTAGTGCAGAAACAATTATTTTCACCTCTTGTAATTTTATCTCTTTAATGGCaaaattttgtaataaGTGTAAATCTATTTGTATTCTATGCAAATGTTGTTGAATTCGATGATGATAATTGCTattttgttgctgctgtggtggattattttgaatcattaaatgttgttgttgtaaaGTGTTAGCTTGAGACGTTAAATTCATATGCGTTTTAGCGATTAATTCAGTTTCATCTTCGTcagaaagaaaatttgaTAAACTTACTATGGCAGAGCATCTAACTTCTGGTACTGGGTCCTTTAATGATTTGATTAGAGTtgcaaaaatatcaaactGCCTCTCTAATTTGTTATGCAAACATGCAATCTTGTATAGTGGGTTTCTTTTGTATAATTCACCAACCAAAATGATACACCATTGTCTCAACATTGGTGTATCTGAGACATCAATTAGATTTTTCAAATGTGGTAAGATATCAGCATTAAAACAACATCTCTGGCCAACCTCAAAGTCCCTTGCAAATGAAGTCAAAATAAAGGCAGCCATGGCTTTTTGTTCGTCACTTATGTGAAATGTTTGTTGTTGAGCTGCACTGCCGCTTGAAGCTTGTTGATATCTTTGTGAAGCTGAACTTACCGGAACATTTAAAACCAACCCATTGGATGAGTTTCTACCATTGTAATGTTGTTGCTGAAGTATTTCAGGACACAATATTCGTACAAAATACATATAACCATCCTCTTTAATTAGTTCCTCCTGTGTATTTTCGTGATCAATAGACATGATTCTTGCCCAgataaaaactaaaattgGCTTCATTTCGTTGGAGGGCCCTTGTAACAACTTTAAGACATAGGGGAAAATACCGATtgataaagataaatataCCGCCCAAGGACCCAAATCCaaaaattttgataataaaatcaaagcTCTATTACGGTGTAGTtgtgataataaaacttgTAATACTATAGGCAATTGTTCAGGGGGATTTCTTGTATTTGAACCATATTTCAACCATAGCTCAAATGCTGTTAAgttttgaacaaaaaagtCAGAATACTGCTGATAAGAGGTATTATTAGCCGGTAGATTGCTCaggttgttgttgttgttgttgttgttgttattgttggtattgGAATTCTGAATCAATTGGCTATTACCACCAGCTGTTTGATTCACCAAGGACATTGTACTCAGCGAACCAATACttgatttatatttatttagcACATCGTTCggttttgtttttggatTTAACAACATCTGTTGGGAATCCGGATCTGTTGGATTTTTCATACTTTCTATTAGTTTGGTTAAAACCTGATCAATAGCCAAGTACCATGAGTCCCACATGGGGTGGTCTATAACCGAATTTGGCAAAGGGGGATCGGAGATGGGGTGGCAATTATACGAAGCCATTAATCTTTTCGCCAGTAGAAAATTTCTAAACAAAGCAGCAACAATTAAATCATGTCTAAATAGCTTGTTGAATAATGGTCTGGGTAAAGAAGTCCAAGCAATTGTGTCCGTAATAGCTGTGAAAATCCAATTTAACTCGCCCAAGGGAGTCCTCCTATCTGAACTTTTCCCAGGAATCGTAATATCGGgtaattttgtaaaattcTTTCCATCCGGATTTCTAATATTGTCatgattttgaaataacATTGCATATTTTGTATCTTTCAATGGTGATTGCATCAAATAAACTTTCACACTTATTTCTATAGGTGAAGTTAAACACGCGGTGAATAAATCAGCTGGCAATTCCTCATTCATGGGTAACAGTTCATCTTCTCTACAAGAGGCCAGTTGGAAACATTCCTTGTAGGCTTCGGTTGGAGAAGAAGCTGCTGAATCATGTCTTCCCTCTCTGTCAtcttttaatctttttgcagtaaatttttgaaaattttcaaCAATGTTCCCGGCTTGATTACAATCCCACACATAAATAGCAGGTGCACCCAACCACGTTTGTAAATCATACAAAGATACAGGAATATATTGTGTATATCTTCTATTGAAAACCCAAATTTCACCAGATGGTGTTGGTTTGGGAACACCATGACCATTATAATGGAATAAAACTCTTTCTGTCTTTGCGGCTCTTCTTAGAGTATTGCAAAacctttttaaatcttccACGCAAGGATCTAATGCCTGCTTGTATTTAGTTTTAGATGAAAGCATTTCATAACGAGATTGTAAAGCTTTACCGATTGCCTCGATTGCCTTTTTGGAATCCTGAAAATTTAAGGGATCAACCCAAGATTCCAATATAGCACAAGGTTGTGTTTTGATTACATCTGGTGGATCCACACCTAAATGAAGACATAAAATTAAAGCTGCAGCAACTGTTTTTACTCTTTCTTTTCcgattttccaattttctATTGGCTGGTAAAATTTGTCTTTATCTTGTagtttttccttttctggAACTGGGTTTGCATTTGTTCTATGTCTTTTGTCATCGAAATAAAAGATGAAATTTGTAGCCAATTCAGTTAAATATTGTTCAGATTCGTATTCTTCTTCAAAACCGTGTCTTGGATTTTGGTTCAATGGTTTTAGTAGTATCTGATCAGAACTACTAGATGCAGTCAtgctttaatttttattatttatttactgttttatatatatatatatatgtatatatatatatgtgtgtgtatgtatgtatgtatgtatgtatgtatgtatatatttttgcaATTTACAGAATCAAATAAGAATATGACTATTCCAAATCAGCAATTACAGTGTTCTAACTTACAGTCAAGTTAAAGTAAGATTGGTGAAGAAAGAAcgggaaaaaagaaaaaagaaaaaaaaaatatatatatatatatttatatttagcgtatatacatttttttttttcttttttctttttctttctatcCGTTTGTCTTTTAATAGCTTTTGTTATGTAGCAATAATGCTAATTGCTAgttcaaaaacaaaaacaaaaaagaagacaaaaacaaaaataaaagaaaagttgcTTGCTATTTTACAACGTTAACTTATAGATAATGGCCAGTACAACCCATAATCCCACTGTGTTATTGAAACgcttattttctttaaaggATACCTCTCCTCTATACCTTATTATAGATTCAATGGCACAAACTGCCCAAACTAGTGTATTACACGAGATTGCCTTTCacactaaaaataatacacatAATGCCAAAAATAACGTGAAAATAATCTATATATCGTTCGAAACTTCTAACACTCCATCATATTGCGATGAATTTATAGATGCATCACGTTTTACTTCCACTAAAGAATTATTACATGTTTTAAACTCTGTATtggaaaatggaaaaaaggaaacaacGGATATTTACAGGATTTTATTGATAGTCGATTCAATTAATTACATAAATAATACTGAAATCACAGAATTTATCCAAGCTATTTTCAGTCCACATACTACACTATGTGTGGTTTATCATAAGGATATAGACGAGAACGAAAATCATACTAATAATCCCCTCTATCATCAAAAGCATATGCAAAGTTACTACCCAAACACactaaaattattgaaatatatagctactaatatttttgaaaccTTTCCAAATTTGGATACAAATAAGTATGTTGCggatgaagaagaattgGAAGCCTGTTTGAATGATAAGTTTATTGTTCCAAGAGGATTAAATAACTATCAGTCATATAACTTGACCTTGACAAATAAAAGGAAGTCCGGAAGATCTTTGATATTTGAGTTTGTAATCGATTCCAAAACTCATTCATATATCAACTATAGTGATTACGTAAGGGATAGAAAGCAAGATCGTGCAACAATTTCAGATACATCAATGAATAATCAAGATATGTTTAACGGATTGACAACTTttaatttgaatatttCGGATAAGCAGAAACGTGCTAAAGAGCAGGTTGAATTACCATATTTAGAAGCACAGAATTTTAACTCAGGTGGTGCAATTGTAtatgaatttgaaaaagacGATGATTACGATGAAGAGGACCCCTATGAAGATCCATTTTAGTTTTACTTTTgggtttttcttttttcttttttttttttttttttactctCTCTTTCtcaaacttttattttcatttcaattttaataaatatatatgtgtatacTAAATGTGGATAATATCATTGAACCACGCTAACTATACATAAAAATCAACTCGCCACCCtttttaagtttttcaACTTGCCAACCAATTGACGAATCTTAGATTTGGATGCTATTTCGTCTGCTTTTTGTACAGTGATGAATCTTTTGGTCATCATATTAAATATCATTCCAAAAATCATGGCCATAACAGTCGAAGTTAAAATAATCACATTATATGGCATACTAAAATCTGGTGTACTTAAggataataacaaagtGGGGGTTCTTAGGAAATATATTTCCTCCCTGCCTTTTTTGTGGCTATCGCTACTCCAACCTTTGACCGCAATAAATGCCGACTCGATTTCAAACCCATGGTTAGCATCTGGTGGATATTCTGCATATTTTAACAAGGGTTTATCAAATTGATAGCTCATTGTGATTGTGGTGTTTGCTGGAACATTTAGTTGAAACTCGATATGAGAGGGTCTTTTTCTATCAATTGCGGGTAAGAAATAGGTATCTTTAATTATTTCGCCTAGCTCATCATTAATCGTATTGGCATCTGACTCCAAGCTTAACGAGGACAAGTAAGGCTGCATAAACCATGGTAAACTTTCAAAATAGACAACGTCGATGTTTTTATCAACAGATGGATTCCAGAAGGAAATACGTAGTCCTCCCCTATCTTGACTGTACCCTGTTAAAGATCTTGACACATGAACCGGTGCATGTTCTCTGACACTAACATCCGAGCTATCTTCTGTTTCTATGAAAAAGTCAATTGGCGAATCCACGtttaaattataacaaTTATCACTTGTGCTGAAGTAATCATCtccaattttaataaaaattttccaattctCGGCACTAGCACTAACCATGCAGACCTTTGAATACGTTTCAGATAGCAAATTATTGCCATTCACCTTTTTACCAAATAAATCAGAAAGATGATAATCATAATTACTTTTTTCGGGCAATGGAAAACATTGCACTTCATCGGTGTTTTTTGAACGATCGCATCTTAGTTCGTCACTGGTACTCGGTTTAGGAATAGGATTCTTGTTTCTACTTAGCAACTGAGGGACGTTAAGCACTGTTTCAACCAATATTTCCAAAACATAGTGACAAATACCATCATCAGAACAAATAGTGTCAACTTCTAAAGACATCGAATTCCAAAATGAATCGAATACCTTATGTCCATCTAGTAGGGAAGCAATGCCGGATTTTTCCCTATTTGGCAACAATTTAATGAAGGGTGTTAAATTTTCCGTACAAATTGGTTCATTGGCTAAAGAACCTCTCATCAAAAATAAGGAATTTTCCAAAGGATCAGTCATTGGGATGCTttccaaattatttaaGAAAACATCAGAATTAGATGGGAAAGTGGTTTTTGATGAATCAATAAAATCTATAGATGCACAAAATAATCCGCTCAATTGATTAGTTAATTGGTTCCATTTACTCATAGCATCTGTATTGTTTCTAGCTTCTATTAGTCCCCATATCTCAACACCCGAGCCGCCAGAATTGTAGCCATTATGTGGTAGCTTACCCCAGCTCTTAGAGTCCCACAACCCATGGGTAAATCTTAAAGACAATTTTTTGGTATCTGTCTGTTCTAGGATGGGCGAGATAGACTTGGGGAAAACTGTGTAATGTGTGAATTTACTAGGAtctatgttttttttatttattaagaAATCATTTGAAGCTAATAAAAACTGGAATGaagcaaataaaaaattattgggTAATGGTTCTAATGTAAGTTTTTCCTCAAAcggatattttatttcattttgtGACTCTATAGCAACTAACGATGAAGGTGACGCTAGACAAATATCTATGAAAACGATAACACAAAGTGCTACAAGCGTTATTAATTTGGTTGCTGGGAAGACCATACGTAGAGTTGCTTGATTTCTagtttaatatttctttttttctcctaGGCCAACAAAAAAGGGAAGGGAAAAACGAAAGTAAGAATTATACAATTGAGGTGTTTACAAAGcggaaaaaggaaaatgctagatgataaaaattaaattaaccCATAGTAGAGATGATACATGTATATAAGATGAGAATAAGATTATAAAACAATcatgaatttaaaaaatgaaaataaaaaaaataaaaaataaaaaaaaaaaacattccGAGAAAGCTTTCCAtacataaaatataattgcTTCGGACATTGATAACAGACAAACAAATGAGTAAAATCttcatataaaatatttactaacttatatacacatatattataaattagTTTAcaacacacacacacacacctGAACGctatatcaaaaataatcgGAAAAAATGTCacttatacaaaaaaatgaaagcaAAAATGAATCTAAAAGTGCAAAAAACCTCCTCTCTCAATCTTTCAACATAGCTACAGAAGCTAAAAACCAAATTTTATTGGCAGAAAATGCAAAACGAAAAGATGAACCTCAGAACTTAGAACAGTCGACATTCAAAAGAAACTTGGATGTCGCTGCTAGTAGATTGGGGATCAAacgtaaaaataatgaaggTTCAGATCCTGCCACCACAGACACCAATAAAAAGCCGAAAATAGAGAACGATAAAAATGGTTATCATATTCTTTCCAAGAGCAATAgtaaaattacaaaaaaaactataaatgaaaatgtaATATTGGAAGTTCCTGGCATAAAAGATTTACAATATTTTAAGGCATCTgacaaacaattttttggagagctattatttaaaagaacaGACAAAGTTGAAAAGAGCGAATctgataaaaaattatacaaagTGTTGAAATGTTTATTACGCATAAAGAATGGGCTTCCCTCAAGTAGGAAAGTTGCAATGAAATCATTGGTAGATCATGCAGAAATCTTAGGACCTAAACTTATTTTCGAAAGACTTTTGCCAAttatattagaaaaaacatTGGAAAACCAGGAAAGGTTCGTGTTGCTTAAAACTTTAGATAAGTTGCTTTATAAActccaaaaaaattcaaaaccATTTATTGGAACCATACTAATGGTAATATCGCCTTTACTTTTCAGTGACGATCCTGTTTCCAAAAAGGTTGGAGAAGACGTGACAACAACTTTAGCTCATTCAGTAGGTGCAGCAAACATGATCACTACCATTAGATACAGTGTAGATGACCAAGATGATTATATACGAAACGTGACAGCCAGGATTTTAGCTTTAACTGCAAAGTCATTGGGGCCAGGTAATCTGCTTCCGTTCATTAACGCTGTATGTCACAGCAGAAAAAAGTGGGAGGCAAGACACACGGGTATCAGATCAGTCCAACAGTTGGCTAATTTGATGGGGAGTTCCTTGTTACCCTATTTAAACATTCTTATTGACTGTATCAAGGACGGGTTAGATGACGAAGCTATTCAGGTGAGAATGATCACCGTAAGCTGCATAACTGCCCTTGCCACTGCATCTAGACCCTACGGGTTTGGAAGTTTTGAACCGGTTTTAGAGGAGTTATGGAAGGGTGCAAAATCTCATAGGGGCAAAATGTTAACCTTCTTTTTAAGAGCTATGGCTGCTTTGGTGCCACTTATGGATAAAGAATACGCGAGTTATTATTCGCGAGAAATAATGCGTATTGTCCAAAGGGAAATCGCATCTCCAGATGacgaaatgaaaaaaacgGTTTTATTAACTATACAACGATGTGTTGAAACTGAAGGTGCTGTCACTATTACGTTCTTAAAGGAAGAGCTTGTCCCcagttttttcaaatattacTGGAATCGTCGTATTGCCCTAGACATTGGTATCAGCAAGATGGTAGGGTTTACTACTGTCCTTTTGGCCAAGAAAATGGGTCCAGCCCTTGTGcttcaaaatattatatccCGTTTAAAAGATTCATCAGAACCCTTGCGAGTAATGACAGTTCAATCGATAGACAACATTTTCAAGGAAGTTGAGAATTTCGAAAGAATCAGTACCTCTTTAGAGACTCAGATTGTGGATGGTCTTTTAATTGCATTTCAAGAACAATCTAGCGACACAATGGTTTTTGTGCGTGCGTTTTCAACAGTTGCTTCATATTTGGGAGAAAGAATGGAACAATACCTACCACCAATTATAAGCACCATATTGCACAGGATGAAGAATAAAAGTTCTGTGGTCCGTAAACTTTCTGCAGACCTATGTTGCGAATTAGTACCTGTTTGTAAGAAATGTGGCCAAGAAGAACTATTGTTGAAATTGAATGTCATCTATTATGAGTCTTTAGGGGAAAGCTACCCTGAAGTGTTGGGTTCCGTGCTAAAAGTGTTGAATGGAATAGTTTCCTCCACTCAGGATTTAACTCATCTACAACCTCCCATATCCCAACTTTTACCAACATTGACTccaattttgaaaaactcAAATGTGATAGTTAGCGATAcccttttaaaattaatcagTAATATAGCGCAACGAGCAGCCGATTATATACCTCCAAAGGAATGGATGAGGAtttgttttgaaatattagaaatattGAAGAGTCCTAACAGAAATGTCAGAATACAAGCTAATGAAACATTTGGCTTTATAGCAGAATCAATCGGTCCTCAGGATATATTGGTATCCTTATTAAACAATTTGAAAGTTCAGGAGCGTCAATTGCGTGTGTCAACTTCTGTGGCTATTGGCATTATTGCAAAGAAATGTGGACCATACACTGTTATCCCAGCATTAATGAATGAATACAAAACACCAGATACCAACGTTCAAAATGGTATTCTAAAGGCACTTGCATTTCTATTTGAATACATTGGAGAGTTGGGTTGtccttatatatatttaatttcacCCATCTTGCAAGATGCATTGACAGATCGTGATTTAGTTCACCGTCaaacagcagcaacaattttaaaaaatatttcattaACCTGTCATAGTAATGGTAAAGAAGATTGTTTTATAcatttattgaatttacTATTACCAAACATCTTCGAAACGTCACCACAtgctattattagaataaaGGAAGCGTTAGACGCTGTGAGAATTGCAGTTGGCCCCGGTGTCTTTATGAATTATATCTGGGCTGGGATGTTCCATTCTTCAAGAAAAGTTAGAAAGGCCTTTTGGAgcatttataataatgcGTATGTTCAGCAATGTGACTCTATGGTACCATATTATTTAGACATTAAAGGATATGAAGTTGAAGAACTGAATTATGTATTGTAAGTGATATTCTATATAGATCAAgtcttatatatatatatatatatatatagagagagagagagagagagagatAGATACAGTTTTATcagttatttatttcactATATGTCTGGGCAATATTTCCGTCTTTATTGGCATTTCTTACCGCGTAATCGGTGTCAGTAACCTCGCCACTATTATGTTCATTGTTGTAGTCCTCATTCTCGTTATCGGATTcactttcttcttcttcttcttcttcttcttcttcttcgtcGTCGTCGTCGTCGTCGTCATAatcaatatctttattattgtcatcttcatcttcttcatcctctttttcttcactTGAGGATGATTCTTCCTGAATAATTATCCTTCTTTTCGATTTGGGTTTTGTAGTTGGAATATCAGCAAAAAACTCGTCTAAACTCTTCAATTTATATGATACTTTCGATCTAGATGAATTATAGTTGCCATTTTGATTCTTTATTCTTGTATTTGTGTTTGTGTTTGCCCCTCTCTCAGGATTTCTTTCAAATTCTTTCGATTTCgaaacaaaataatcattCGAAGAAATACCCCTTCTCGATCTGGAATAATCTTTAATCGGTTCTTCCTTGTCTCTCAAAAATGACCCgttgttattttcattaatatcTTCATAAGCCCAGCACTCGCTCTTTTGGAAACTTTTTGTTTCCAAActaattaaagaaatatcCTCCAAGATTTTTGGTTGTTGTTTCGGAGCTTGCAATAACAACGTGGCAATTTGATAATCAAATTTATGAAACAATGAATAATATGTTCTTGTTCTGTCTCTTATGTCATAGTCATCATCAAATTTGGCTAAATCTACTAAAGCTTCAaacatttttgaaaaaacagACTGTTCGAAATCATAATCAATATCAGGAGAAAGAAGTTTTTGGCGATCAATATCATAGCACAAAAGTTTAGAGgaaaaattcaatatttGCAACTTTACAGTAACGGATTGTCCAGCAAATATAGGCAATAAATGGCGTAAAACTTCTGCACCAATCTCATATtttacaaacaaaaattcaCCCAATATCCAGATAATACCCGCTTTTGAATCATCCAAGACCTGCGACATGGTTGAAGAATCAATCAAGACTTTAGCGAGCATCCAAAGTGTTTTGGTATGTGATGCTGGGTTTTTGGATATAATACAACGTAACAAGGTAATCAATGAGTTAGTTATCTCAGTATCGCCTGTATAGTTGTGcgatttaaaaattcttaATAACCATCCCATTATTCTATTTCTGTGTTTATCACTGATATCTTCACATACAGTTAAACATCTAATACTGAGACTCCTGATACTAGATGGCAAAGCAGTACATAGAGCATAATCTTGAAATTCATCCACtataaaatcaatattGTTTGCGTCCACTAAATGTGCCATGATTTGTATCTTCAACgccattattttttgtgaaTCAACAGTtggcaataaaaaaaattttgtcAAGTGCTTGGAAAAACATTCAGGACATTTTACTTCATAAAACAATATGTTTTCGGCCACAAtgcttttaatttgtttgttaGCCATGGAAAAGGATTTAACCAATGCAGAGGAAAGCGGGCTTTGTGCAAAAGCTTCATTTGAAGAAAGTTGGTAAAATGCTTTAGCAGCCGCCAATAACACATATTCATTAAAAGAGTATAATATATTACCTGTcaatgaatttaaaaataattgcaAGTCATCACATTCaggttttaaaaattgtttacAATAGCCTAACAATACTTCAATCACCCTTGGAATGAAAAATGAGTCAAAGTTGCACAAATCTCTACAATACCTACGGAAGTAACCATGTAATAATTCAATGTATTTTGCATCTTCTTCAATGAAGTCTGacaaaagattaaaagCTGGTCCAACAACACGATAGTCCGAATCAGACAACAAATCTTTTAGAGGTCCAACTAAATCAGCACTTGaaagaaactttttttcatacAATCTAGCAAAAGATGTAACAACCACAGATCTTACTTTATAAGAGGTATCTTTAATCATTTCTTTGACAGAGTATAAAACCAATGGATATATAGAGGGGATTTTCATTGAAGACAAAACTTCTAAAGCAAGAGCTCTACCTTCCGGATTTTTATCAGTCAAGCTTTGCTGGATTGAATTAATTGATAGTAAAGCTGTATTTGAGTCAATTTCTGAGAATCTTAACAAGTATATGTAAACCATTCTTCTTGTTTTCAAATCATGAcagttaatattttttaatacatcGGGAAATAAGCTTCCCACCTGGTCTTCTCGTTGAGTGGATATAGAAAACATTAAAGCTTTCAAGGCTTTTTTGACAtctctttcattttttgagTTTAGCAAATCTCTTAAGTCACTTGGTTTTATTGGTTTGTACATACCCTTTGATCCAAGTCTTGAAGAGGCAGCAGCTGCAGCTTCTAGAGTTAAATCTCTTGCTGATTCCAAAGCAGAGGTAATTCTAGAGATAGAATCTGTCATTTTGTTTGcgtatgtttttattaatcgAATGGATAGCCTTGTTATTGATTTAagcttttttctttttctttttctttttctttttctttgtatatgtatatatttttcagtCTAGGTGCTGTTAAAGAgattaacaaataatattaacgaAAGagcccaaaaaaaataaaaataaaaataaaaataaaaaaggtaaaaaaaaaaaaaaataaaaatataaagccGAAAAAGTATTTGTCCGAGTATTACAGGACAAATTGTTTCCAaaacccttttttttttttttttttttttaatgctGCGTGTGGCGTCaagtattatttatatatttgaatCAAATTACACAACCCGTGCCATATAATGTTAAGGTTAGATCAAATCAACTATTTCATGTAAAAACTACTATGTTACATCTCCCATAAGATAAAgaggaaaataaagaaaaaaataaaaataaaaataaaaataaaaataaaaacatggGTGTCCATGGATTATGGGAAATCGTTGAACCAACATCTAAACCCGTTCGTTTAGAATCGCTTGAAGATAAAAGATTAGCTGTTGACGCATCTATATGGATATATCAATTTCTAAAGGCAGTTCGAGATACCAAAGGGGATGCCTTGCAATATTCTCATGTGATCGGCTTTTTTAGACGTATATGTAAATTATTGTATTTTGGTATCAAACCAGTCTTTGTATTTGATGGTGCAGTGTCCCCCTTGAAAAGGGAAaccattaataaaagaaaggaaattAGACAAGGAAAGAGAGATAGTGCAGCTAAAACggctaaaaaaatattggctTTGCAATTACAGCAATCtgttgaaaagaaagaacCCGTGTCCATAGACACTTCCTCTCCACtgggaaaaaattatagagGAAACGATGAATGGGAATTGCCAAAAATTGAAggatttaaatataataaaagtgatGGGAGAATAGCTAGTGTCAAAGAATTTCAAGCTGTTATTGACAATGTTGATGATGAATTGGATGGTATAGATTTGGATTCTATAAATCCGGCCTCCAAAGAGTTTGACAATTTACCAAAATCCACACagtatattattttaaatgcACTTCGTTTAAAATCAAGATTAAGAATGGGCTATTCCAAAGAACAATTAGAACACATTTTCCCAAATAGTATGgaattttctaaattccAAATAGATATGGTTAAAAGAaggaatttttttactcAAAAACTAATAGATTCAACTGGTCTACATGGGGAAAGCACGTTGTTAAATGGAAAAATTGCAAGCGAAAAGAATAAAGAGTACAAATTAATTCGTTCGGATAATGGATGGGCATTATCCTTACAAAATGACGATGGTTCTAGCGTTAAAAAGGCTATTAACCTTGAGGACGAAGATGAGAGTGATgaggatgatgaagatgacaTAAAATGGGAAG
This window contains:
- the APL6 gene encoding AP-3 complex subunit beta (similar to Saccharomyces cerevisiae YGR261C | APL6 | clathrin Adaptor Protein complex Large chain) codes for the protein MTDSISRITSALESARDLTLEAAAAASSRLGSKGMYKPIKPSDLRDLLNSKNERDVKKALKALMFSISTQREDQVGSLFPDVLKNINCHDLKTRRMVYIYLLRFSEIDSNTALLSINSIQQSLTDKNPEGRALALEVLSSMKIPSIYPLVLYSVKEMIKDTSYKVRSVVVTSFARLYEKKFLSSADLVGPLKDLLSDSDYRVVGPAFNLLSDFIEEDAKYIELLHGYFRRYCRDLCNFDSFFIPRVIEVLLGYCKQFLKPECDDLQLFLNSLTGNILYSFNEYVLLAAAKAFYQLSSNEAFAQSPLSSALVKSFSMANKQIKSIVAENILFYEVKCPECFSKHLTKFFLLPTVDSQKIMALKIQIMAHLVDANNIDFIVDEFQDYALCTALPSSIRSLSIRCLTVCEDISDKHRNRIMGWLLRIFKSHNYTGDTEITNSLITLLRCIISKNPASHTKTLWMLAKVLIDSSTMSQVLDDSKAGIIWILGEFLFVKYEIGAEVLRHLLPIFAGQSVTVKLQILNFSSKLLCYDIDRQKLLSPDIDYDFEQSVFSKMFEALVDLAKFDDDYDIRDRTRTYYSLFHKFDYQIATLLLQAPKQQPKILEDISLISLETKSFQKSECWAYEDINENNNGSFLRDKEEPIKDYSRSRRGISSNDYFVSKSKEFERNPERGANTNTNTRIKNQNGNYNSSRSKVSYKLKSLDEFFADIPTTKPKSKRRIIIQEESSSSEEKEDEEDEDDNNKDIDYDDDDDDDEEEEEEEEEEESESDNENEDYNNEHNSGEVTDTDYAVRNANKDGNIAQTYSEINN